The following coding sequences are from one Acipenser ruthenus chromosome 7, fAciRut3.2 maternal haplotype, whole genome shotgun sequence window:
- the LOC117414527 gene encoding potassium channel subfamily K member 13: MARRGDEGCCAVLRLNEDNARFGLLAMLILLYLLCGALVFSAIEQPTELKAKKLWTQRLRNFTEMHSISGEDLKAFLRTYEEANVYGIHVDKLRPRWDFPGAFYFVGTVVSTIGFGMTTPATIGGKIFLIFYGLIGCAATILFFNLFLERIITMLAYIMRWFHERQLRCTGVLMPSDHRCGSGTSGGESDSLEGWKPSVYYVMLILGVAALLIACCASAMYTVMEEWGYFESLYFCFVAFSTIGFGDLVSGQKEYYVNQGAYRFGNCLFILMGVCCIYSLFNVISIIIKQTLNWILKKLDCRCCRRCTRKHLRHRNAVNPAHINSRRNDVSVDTVCDSETDGRRMSGEMISAKDFLASNKVSLAIMQKQLYETANGGPRQSYVRHNGFSGGIGALAVMNNRLAETSVDR; encoded by the exons ATGGCGAGAAGGGGGGATGAAGGCTGCTGCGCGGTCCTGCGTCTGAATGAAGACAACGCTCGCTTCGGCCTGCTGGCGATGCTCATCCTGCTGTACCTACTGTGCGGGGCGCTTGTCTTCTCTGCCATTGAGCAACCGACAGAGCTGAAGGCAAAGAAACTGTGGACCCAGCGTCTGCGCAACTTCACAGAAATGCACAGCATCAGCGGGGAGGACCTGAAGGCCTTTCTCAGGACCTACGAAGAGGCCAATGTGTATGGGATCCATGTTGACAAGCTCAGACCACGCTGGGATTTCCCTGGGGCTTTCTACTTTGTGGGCACAGTGGTGTCCACTATAG GTTTTGGCATGACGACTCCGGCCACCATTGGGGGAAAGATCTTTCTGATCTTCTACGGGCTGATCGGCTGCGCGGCCACCATCCTCTTCTTCAACCTCTTCCTGGAGCGCATCATCACCATGCTGGCCTACATCATGAGGTGGTTTCACGAGAGGCAGCTGAGATGCACGGGGGTCCTCATGCCCTCGGACCACCGGTGCGGCTCGGGCACGTCAGGGGGAGAGTCGGACAGTCTGGAGGGCTGGAAGCCCTCTGTCTACTATGTCATGCTGATTCTGGGAGTGGCTGCCTTGTTGATAGCCTGCTGTGCCTCTGCCATGTACACTGTCATGGAGGAATGGGGCTACTTTGAATCGCTCTACTTCTGCTTTGTAGCATTCAGTACCATTGGCTTTGGGGACCTAGTCAGCGGGCAGAAGGAGTACTATGTGAATCAGGGAGCCTACCGCTTCGGCAACTGCCTGTTCATTCTAATGGGTGTCTGTTGCATCTACTCCCTCTTTAATGTGATTTCCATTATCATCAAGCAGACCTTGAACTGGATCTTGAAAAAGCTGGACTGCCGTTGTTGCCGTCGCTGTACGCGGAAGCACCTGCGGCACCGCAACGCGGTGAATCCGGCGCACATCAACAGCCGGCGGAATGACGTCTCCGTGGATACCGTCTGCGACAGTGAGACAGACGGTCGCCGCATGTCTGGAGAGATGATATCTGCCAAGGACTTTCTAGCATCCAATAAGGTCTCCCTGGCTATCATGCAGAAGCAGCTGTATGAGACGGCCAATGGTGGCCCTCGGCAGAGTTACGTGCGGCACAACGGCTTCTCCGGGGGAATTGGAGCCCTGGCAGTCATGAATAACAGGCTGGCCGAGACCAGTGTGGATAGATAA